A DNA window from Bradyrhizobium sp. CCBAU 53421 contains the following coding sequences:
- a CDS encoding transposase yields MADDDQKLRVRLVGRNGRRRYEAASKERLVTACLEPGVSVSRLALEHGVNANLLRKWIKKHTATRSLPPSSRPAFIPVQLEGAADRALSRQDSVATVDLPATCDEVRGSEPKGTPAFCSPAKVSVSLPNGVKLALECGDVDALTAIIGALGHVQTGR; encoded by the coding sequence ATGGCAGACGATGATCAGAAACTGCGGGTCAGGCTTGTTGGCCGGAACGGTCGCCGGCGCTACGAGGCGGCATCGAAAGAGCGTCTTGTCACGGCCTGCCTTGAGCCTGGGGTTTCGGTATCGAGGCTTGCACTCGAACATGGGGTCAACGCGAACCTGCTTCGGAAGTGGATCAAGAAGCACACCGCGACTAGGTCGCTGCCGCCGTCCTCACGCCCGGCGTTCATCCCGGTTCAGCTTGAGGGGGCCGCCGATCGAGCCCTGTCGCGGCAAGACAGCGTGGCGACGGTGGATCTGCCGGCGACTTGCGATGAAGTGCGTGGTTCGGAACCCAAAGGGACTCCAGCTTTTTGTTCTCCGGCCAAAGTGAGCGTGTCGCTGCCGAACGGCGTGAAGCTCGCGCTGGAATGCGGCGATGTGGATGCATTGACGGCGATCATCGGAGCACTGGGCCATGTTCAGACTGGGCGGTGA